From Acidobacteriota bacterium, the proteins below share one genomic window:
- a CDS encoding multicopper oxidase domain-containing protein, protein MRTFEFLGPNIVSLGVVMSGMQQMDDGTNLGTWYFREGSGLGFNNDRTVPCPVIEAVEGQTVSVTLASNRPHTIHFHGLDVDQANDGVGPTSGYVAAVVPGDDFGRVNGYTRLVSPFTYTFTAPHAGTYMYHCHVDTVLHIERGMIGTVIVRPPDGSTDTVWNGGPTFDKEYVWHLHTFDSAWHSIQISDSNTVRHSPDYFLINGKDGNQIDADPASAIAAGAGDRVLIRATNVGYQPALVKLGGLAFDVVASDGRPLASTLAGVTEQWVAPGERYDLILTMPASANATAMVEYWDPRIANILGTATAPVVEDPTLFADGFETGNTSRWSNTVE, encoded by the coding sequence ATGAGAACTTTCGAATTCCTCGGCCCCAACATCGTTTCCCTGGGTGTGGTGATGAGCGGCATGCAGCAGATGGACGACGGCACCAACCTCGGCACCTGGTACTTCCGCGAGGGCAGCGGCCTCGGCTTCAACAACGATCGCACCGTGCCCTGTCCGGTGATCGAAGCCGTCGAAGGGCAGACGGTGAGCGTCACCCTGGCCTCGAACCGTCCTCACACCATCCACTTCCACGGCCTCGACGTCGACCAGGCCAACGACGGCGTCGGCCCGACCTCGGGCTACGTCGCGGCGGTGGTGCCGGGCGACGACTTCGGCCGCGTCAACGGCTACACCCGGCTGGTGTCGCCCTTCACCTACACCTTCACCGCGCCCCACGCCGGCACCTACATGTACCACTGCCATGTCGACACCGTGCTGCACATCGAGCGCGGCATGATCGGCACCGTCATCGTGCGTCCGCCGGACGGCTCCACCGACACCGTGTGGAACGGCGGGCCGACCTTCGACAAGGAATACGTCTGGCACCTGCACACCTTCGACAGCGCCTGGCACAGCATCCAGATCAGCGACTCGAACACCGTGCGCCACAGCCCCGATTACTTCCTGATCAACGGCAAAGACGGCAATCAGATCGACGCCGATCCGGCCAGCGCCATCGCCGCCGGGGCCGGCGACCGGGTGCTCATCCGGGCCACCAACGTCGGTTACCAGCCGGCCCTGGTCAAGCTCGGCGGCCTGGCCTTCGACGTCGTCGCCAGCGACGGTCGGCCCCTGGCCTCCACCCTCGCCGGCGTCACCGAGCAATGGGTCGCCCCGGGCGAGCGCTACGACCTCATCCTCACCATGCCGGCCTCGGCCAACGCCACCGCCATGGTCGAGTACTGGGACCCGCGCATCGCCAACATCCTCGGCACCGCCACCGCCCCGGTGGTCGAAGACCCCACCCTCTTCGCCGACGGCTTCGAAACCGGCAACACCAGCCGCTGGTCGAACACCGTGGAGTAG
- a CDS encoding type II toxin-antitoxin system prevent-host-death family antitoxin, giving the protein MLEIDLQKAEARLSQLLERVAGGEEILITREGEPVARLIPPTPRLLGRDVGLYEVPEDFNAPMPEEELQRFEV; this is encoded by the coding sequence ATGCTCGAGATCGACCTCCAGAAAGCCGAGGCCCGGCTCTCCCAACTCCTCGAGCGGGTTGCTGGCGGCGAAGAGATCCTCATCACCCGCGAAGGCGAGCCTGTAGCGCGGCTGATTCCACCGACGCCGCGCCTGCTCGGCCGCGACGTCGGTCTCTACGAAGTTCCCGAGGACTTCAATGCTCCTATGCCCGAGGAAGAGCTGCAACGGTTCGAGGTCTGA
- a CDS encoding multicopper oxidase domain-containing protein yields the protein MKRREFLKLGLGSAAAFSLSGLTLAKVRPRVGAATINVTLVAEAYTKNLIDGGTVTCWRFRDAAGGGPGNLASGLMAEVGDTVNVTVTNNLDRAINFVVPGLLTGTATVAASSSRLYSFTASAAGSFLYRDDNTAGIATAMGLSGPLVVMPAGITDRLYPGAPVFDQQYTLVMQDIDDRLNAAVAAGGSYNLDNYEPNYFFLNGLSFPDTKNDAETMLMITTGEDVAIRFINGGTISSPMHFHGYHVDVATRDRVIETAVIEKDTVLVRVDECVDVMLNVSQAGAFPLHTHYVPGVTANGVYTNPVGGALTMMMASDP from the coding sequence ATGAAACGCAGAGAATTTCTCAAGTTGGGATTGGGGAGCGCTGCCGCCTTTTCGCTCTCCGGGCTGACCCTCGCCAAAGTGCGGCCGCGGGTCGGCGCGGCCACCATCAACGTCACCCTGGTGGCGGAGGCCTACACCAAGAACCTGATCGACGGCGGCACCGTCACCTGCTGGCGCTTTCGCGACGCCGCCGGCGGCGGGCCGGGCAATTTGGCCTCGGGGCTGATGGCCGAGGTCGGCGATACCGTCAACGTCACCGTCACCAACAACCTCGACCGCGCCATCAACTTCGTCGTGCCGGGGCTGCTCACCGGCACTGCCACGGTGGCGGCCAGCAGCTCACGGCTTTACAGCTTCACGGCGAGCGCCGCCGGCAGCTTCCTCTACCGTGACGACAACACCGCCGGCATCGCCACCGCCATGGGCCTCTCCGGGCCGCTGGTGGTCATGCCCGCCGGCATCACCGACCGGCTCTACCCCGGGGCGCCGGTCTTCGATCAGCAGTACACCCTGGTGATGCAGGACATCGACGACCGCCTCAACGCGGCCGTCGCCGCCGGCGGCTCGTACAACCTCGACAACTACGAGCCCAACTACTTCTTCTTGAACGGGCTGAGCTTCCCGGACACCAAGAACGACGCCGAGACCATGCTGATGATCACCACCGGCGAGGACGTCGCCATTCGCTTCATCAACGGCGGCACCATCTCGAGCCCGATGCACTTCCACGGCTACCACGTCGACGTCGCCACCCGCGACCGCGTGATCGAGACGGCGGTGATCGAGAAGGACACCGTGCTGGTGCGCGTCGACGAGTGTGTCGACGTCATGCTCAACGTCAGCCAGGCGGGCGCCTTCCCGCTCCACACCCACTATGTTCCCGGCGTGACCGCGAACGGCGTCTACACCAACCCGGTGGGCGGCGCCCTGACCATGATGATGGCGAGCGATCCATGA
- a CDS encoding carboxypeptidase regulatory-like domain-containing protein: MNPSTHRIVLWRSLWSGALVAVFTWSIAFALPSSAAEITVSGMVSSAGGEPLAEVAIGLQPVVDPHRRALEVRRGRMRGEAVVSGRSQADGTFRLEVPRGGLWRVVLEHPGWISMRTAPLPLVDDRLLPPVALVREQGTEVTVVDESGRPVAGAHVRALGLDEAQRLQRGELWQFLPRTAVTDDTGRARLARAAEERLGLWAVAPGFWQRTGEVAGPAARLVLPKGVERRVEVRDAAGRPVSGVVVGVGETAWPLAVTGDDGRAAFAGPRRGRTPLTLIHPAGWRVPDVLPPVAPASSGLVTRQLPPVSRFQGTVSRRDGRERLANALVWSVALPALAVRTNARGEFAFPPLPVGAPFFRATAAGSLARTVRTTLEAGIPARQAIVLQPATRIAGRVTGRQEALAGALVELEPRAAGAAALRWRTASDGRFSLPGLDPAAGYRLTVSKDGYGSEQLAFEPLQHRADRTALSVVLAAEQMAVGQVVDGRGRGIAGARVGWSDRRRRQAAPVASDREGRFELRDLTAGPITLQVEAAGFAPALLRGVELRAGNGPIALGTIALEPEAVLGGRVEDGRGRPVAGARVEAARRSLEGLALPVARSNEQGRFRLVGLAPGERLELAVEAPGYARRAGDTVDVPLDAELVLVVDAAAVLRGFVTNDGGELVEGAEVWARLGEAGSLAVRSDAAAAEDVRIGPVRSDREGRFELAGVPGGLVSLGAYARGYLRLDVSAFEVDPEAPPGELELVLERGALVRGKVSSAAGAAVAGARVFVDRGVGRVRGEQTGVVSDGDGRFELPGVPSGPVRVAAKHDRLGVTTAGLEVSAGEHSLDLVFEGRGAIRGRVINAAGVGVAGVEVVADSGEQRFRGRSDAQGTYHLPTVEDGEYLLTARTAGLAPAELEEPLVVAGSEVLAPDLEVGSGGAIIGNLVGLTDQDWPRVQVLARGPGTGAGQAGEVAYGGSYRIAPLAAGSYTVTAQLPGSGRQARGRIEIEAGAEEAVLDLEFDVGLRLAGRVLDAGQGLAGASLVLVGLDRPARASSESRSGGDFEISGIDPGLYRLEVAAPRGGAQTAKLVAMTADKRLEVDLGSGSLAGEVLASGSGESLADVALRFQPLDLELEPGWQGPAGSTDSDGRFVLQGVAAGRYRLEALKFGYQTVTVEVEVRAGEFTDGLRLELPRSGG; the protein is encoded by the coding sequence ATGAACCCTTCGACCCATCGAATCGTCTTGTGGCGGTCTCTCTGGAGTGGCGCTCTCGTCGCTGTTTTCACTTGGTCCATCGCGTTCGCCTTGCCAAGCTCCGCGGCGGAGATCACCGTTTCCGGCATGGTGTCGTCGGCCGGGGGAGAGCCTCTGGCGGAGGTCGCGATCGGCCTGCAGCCGGTGGTCGATCCCCATCGCCGCGCTCTGGAGGTGCGCCGAGGACGAATGCGCGGCGAAGCTGTCGTCTCAGGTCGGAGTCAAGCAGACGGCACCTTTCGCCTCGAAGTTCCTCGCGGCGGCCTGTGGCGGGTGGTGCTCGAGCATCCGGGGTGGATCTCGATGCGAACCGCTCCCTTGCCGCTGGTCGATGATCGGCTCTTGCCGCCGGTCGCTCTGGTTCGGGAGCAGGGAACGGAGGTCACCGTCGTCGATGAGTCCGGCCGCCCGGTTGCCGGGGCCCACGTGCGCGCCCTCGGCCTCGACGAGGCTCAGCGCCTGCAGCGCGGCGAGCTCTGGCAGTTTCTGCCGCGGACGGCAGTCACTGATGACACCGGCCGGGCGAGGCTGGCGCGGGCAGCCGAGGAACGTCTGGGCTTATGGGCGGTGGCTCCGGGTTTCTGGCAGCGGACCGGAGAAGTCGCCGGCCCCGCGGCGCGGCTGGTGCTGCCGAAGGGCGTCGAGCGCCGGGTCGAGGTGCGCGATGCCGCCGGCCGGCCGGTGTCGGGGGTGGTCGTCGGGGTCGGGGAGACGGCCTGGCCACTGGCCGTGACCGGTGACGATGGTCGAGCTGCCTTCGCCGGTCCGCGGCGTGGTCGCACGCCATTGACGCTGATCCACCCGGCCGGTTGGCGGGTGCCGGATGTTCTGCCACCGGTCGCCCCGGCGTCCTCGGGCCTGGTGACTCGCCAGCTTCCCCCAGTGAGCCGTTTTCAAGGCACCGTGAGTCGCCGCGATGGCCGGGAGCGGCTGGCCAACGCGCTGGTCTGGTCGGTGGCGCTCCCGGCGCTGGCGGTGCGCACGAACGCCCGGGGAGAGTTCGCTTTTCCACCACTGCCGGTCGGAGCGCCCTTTTTCCGCGCCACCGCCGCGGGCTCCCTCGCCCGCACCGTGCGGACCACCCTCGAGGCCGGTATTCCGGCGAGGCAGGCCATCGTCTTGCAGCCGGCGACCCGCATCGCCGGCCGGGTGACAGGCCGCCAAGAGGCTCTGGCGGGAGCCCTGGTGGAGCTCGAGCCGCGGGCCGCCGGCGCCGCGGCGCTGCGCTGGCGAACCGCTTCTGATGGTCGCTTTTCTCTACCGGGTCTCGATCCGGCGGCGGGCTATCGGCTGACCGTCTCGAAGGACGGCTACGGCAGCGAGCAGCTGGCCTTCGAACCCTTGCAGCATCGGGCCGATCGCACAGCGCTCTCGGTCGTGCTGGCGGCGGAGCAGATGGCGGTGGGGCAGGTGGTCGATGGTCGCGGGCGGGGGATTGCCGGCGCTCGAGTGGGGTGGAGCGATCGCCGGCGGCGTCAGGCGGCGCCCGTCGCCAGCGACCGCGAGGGCCGTTTCGAGCTGCGCGATCTGACCGCCGGGCCGATCACTTTGCAGGTCGAAGCGGCGGGTTTTGCGCCGGCGCTGCTGCGCGGTGTCGAGCTGCGAGCGGGCAACGGTCCGATCGCCCTCGGAACCATCGCTCTCGAGCCCGAAGCGGTGCTTGGCGGAAGGGTCGAGGATGGCCGCGGCCGGCCGGTCGCAGGGGCTCGGGTAGAGGCGGCTCGGCGATCGCTCGAAGGACTTGCCTTGCCGGTGGCGCGTTCCAACGAGCAGGGCAGGTTCCGACTCGTGGGCCTGGCCCCCGGGGAGCGCCTCGAGCTGGCTGTCGAGGCGCCCGGCTACGCCCGTCGTGCCGGCGACACGGTGGATGTTCCGCTCGATGCGGAGCTGGTGCTGGTGGTGGATGCAGCCGCCGTGCTGCGGGGCTTCGTCACCAACGACGGTGGCGAGCTGGTCGAAGGGGCCGAGGTCTGGGCGCGCCTCGGCGAGGCCGGGTCGCTGGCGGTGCGCAGCGATGCCGCCGCTGCCGAGGACGTGCGCATCGGACCGGTTCGGAGCGACCGCGAAGGTCGCTTCGAGCTCGCCGGCGTGCCCGGCGGCCTGGTCTCCCTGGGCGCCTATGCGCGCGGTTATCTGCGCCTCGATGTTTCGGCCTTCGAGGTCGACCCGGAGGCCCCGCCGGGCGAGCTCGAGCTGGTCCTCGAGCGCGGCGCACTGGTGCGAGGCAAGGTGTCGTCGGCGGCCGGGGCGGCGGTGGCCGGGGCGCGCGTTTTCGTCGATCGGGGCGTCGGGCGCGTGCGCGGCGAGCAGACCGGCGTGGTGAGCGATGGCGACGGTCGCTTCGAGCTACCGGGAGTGCCTTCCGGGCCGGTGCGGGTGGCCGCCAAGCATGATCGCCTGGGGGTGACCACGGCCGGTCTCGAGGTCTCCGCCGGCGAGCATTCTCTGGACCTGGTGTTCGAGGGCCGCGGTGCGATTCGGGGGCGGGTGATCAACGCGGCCGGCGTCGGGGTGGCCGGCGTCGAGGTGGTCGCCGACTCTGGCGAGCAGCGCTTCCGCGGCCGTAGCGATGCCCAGGGGACCTACCACCTGCCGACGGTCGAGGACGGCGAGTACCTTCTGACGGCGCGCACCGCTGGCCTGGCGCCGGCAGAGCTCGAGGAGCCGCTGGTGGTGGCCGGCTCCGAAGTGCTGGCGCCGGATCTCGAGGTCGGCTCCGGCGGCGCGATCATCGGCAATCTGGTCGGCCTGACGGACCAGGACTGGCCGCGGGTGCAGGTTCTCGCCCGCGGGCCCGGCACCGGCGCCGGCCAAGCCGGCGAGGTCGCCTATGGCGGCAGCTATCGCATCGCGCCGCTGGCCGCCGGCAGCTACACCGTCACGGCGCAGCTTCCGGGATCGGGGCGCCAGGCGCGGGGCCGGATCGAGATCGAGGCCGGAGCCGAAGAGGCGGTGCTCGACCTCGAGTTCGATGTCGGTTTGCGCCTCGCCGGCCGGGTTCTCGACGCTGGACAGGGGTTGGCCGGGGCGTCGCTGGTGCTGGTGGGCTTGGACCGTCCGGCGCGGGCGTCGTCGGAGTCGCGCTCCGGCGGCGATTTCGAGATCAGCGGTATCGATCCGGGGCTCTATCGCCTCGAGGTGGCGGCTCCCCGAGGCGGCGCCCAGACGGCGAAGCTGGTGGCGATGACCGCCGACAAGCGGCTCGAGGTGGATCTCGGCAGCGGCTCCCTCGCCGGGGAGG